A region of the Desulfovibrio litoralis DSM 11393 genome:
GCCATGTTCCAGCACCATTTTATTTAAGCCATAAACAGCTTTCATCCCTTTATGTGGGTCTACACCAGCAAACCCAATAAATAAATCAGGGTGTTTTTGCATTAATGCCAAAACACCTTGGTCGCCAGAGGTTAAGCCATAGGTCGTTTCAGCATCACGACTAGTAACAACACCTTTTACAACATTCATAGCACGGAGATCATTCACTATATCATCTAACTCTTGGGGGTTAGCACGTTCGGCATAGTTGAATAACTCAAACATATCACCGAAAACTTTATGGTTTAACATTCCCGCAACAGCATCAGGAGTATTAGGGCGGAAACGAAAGTCAATTATTTTCACAAGTTAACGACCTCTCAAAAATATAAAATTATATAAAGGACAAAACGAGAAACCTTCTTAAAACAAGACAACTCTAATGTATATTAGCAAATACAATGCCACTGTGAAAAAAATCTCAATATAAAACAATAAATCTATTTATGTAGTATTTATATATTAGAATTTTATTAAAATTATATACATTTCAAGACATTATAGCGTTAATGCGTTCTTTTTTGCTCTTTTTGTTTTAAAAATTTAATAACTCAAATAAGCTTCTAGCTTTAACTGTTTAGAAAAAATTAACAGATTGATAAGCATTACTGTTATATATAAAAAAAATATAATAAAATAAGCATGTTAAGAAAGAGATTTAACATAGCTTTTGTTATTTTTTTTCGTTGCAAAAAAACACAAATATTTTACTGCCAAACATTAATTAGGCATACACACAACAATTAAGAATTTCTTACATTAAGCATTGCAAAAAAACACAGGAGTATTCGTTTTTTTATGTTTTTTTACATCAATATAAATAAGTTACGGTGTAGCTATTAAATCAGTTTGTTAATCTATATAAATGCGAAAATGCAACAGAGTATATAAAATACTATGTTGCATTTTTTTCTTTATTTATTTGAGTTATATTTTGAAAATATTTTGTAATAGACTCATATAATTAATTGTTTTAATGTTTCCATCTCTTGAGGTGCTAATGCTTTACCGTGCATTTCATAATTACGCCCAAGATATGAATATTTTGGTTCACCCATTCTATGATATTCCAACAATTCATAACTAATATTTGGCGTTTTAGGTAAAAAGTTGCGAATAGCAATAATATCTTCTTGAGTATTATTAAAACCAGGTACAACAGGAGTGCGCACGAGTATTTTTAAGTTGGGAAAGTCCTCGCAAACTTTTTTAAAATTTTCTAAAATAAGCTTGTTCCCAACTCCTGTAAATTCTTTATGTTTTTCAGAAGAAAGACTTTTAATGTCATATATTAATGTTTGTAAATATTGGCAGGCTTCAGCGAGTCTTTTGTAGGGATAATGCCCACAAGTTTCTATTACTGCATTGATATGGCGAACTTTTGCTTCTCTCAACAGCGCATTAACAAACTCTGGTTGCATTAACACCTCACCGCCACTAAGAGTTAAACCTCCACCAGAACGAGAATAAAACACACCATCTTCTTCAACACGGCGTAATACTTGATCAACGGTCATTTCTTCGCCATACACCGTTTGGGCCCCAGAAGGGCAGGCATTGGCACACTTAAAACAAGACTGACATTTAGAAAAGTCATTAAACAATAAACCATCAATATTTTGTATCGTTCCAAATGAGCAAGATTGTACACAACGCCCACAAATTTCAGCACTTAAACAACGCATCGGGTTATAAGCTTTTTCAATGGCTAGCTTTTGAGATTCTGGGTTGCTACACCATTTACATTTTAACGGACAACCCTTTAAAAAAACTAAAGTTCTGATGCCTTTTCCATCGTGTACTGAAAATTTTTGTATGTTAAAAACAATACCTTTTTGGTTTTTATCTAACATATTATAATCCTTTGAAATTATTATTTTTCATTTAAAGGCTTAAGCGAAAAAACTGTAAATCTAAAAAGAGTACTGCCACTTTGAACGTTTTCTGGAATTTCAAAGTGGCAGTGGTTAGAGGGTTATTATCTATTGTGTGTGTTTACTTTTAATTAGATGCTTGCATGTTCAGTGCGGTCAATAATATCATTTTGTAAGTCTTTAGATAAATCACAGAAATAAGCACTATAACCAGCGATACGCACTAAAAGGCTACGGTAGTTATCAGGCTCAGCTTGGGCAGCCACAAGAGTTTGGCGGTTTACAATGTTAAATTGTAAGTGCCACAATTTCAGATCACACCAAGTACGGATAATATTTACGATTTTTTCAGTGCCATCATGTCCGGATACACTCTTAGGAGAAAGCTTAATGTTAAGCAAACGAGAAGCACGGTT
Encoded here:
- the hpsH gene encoding (2S)-3-sulfopropanediol dehydratase activating enzyme, which gives rise to MLDKNQKGIVFNIQKFSVHDGKGIRTLVFLKGCPLKCKWCSNPESQKLAIEKAYNPMRCLSAEICGRCVQSCSFGTIQNIDGLLFNDFSKCQSCFKCANACPSGAQTVYGEEMTVDQVLRRVEEDGVFYSRSGGGLTLSGGEVLMQPEFVNALLREAKVRHINAVIETCGHYPYKRLAEACQYLQTLIYDIKSLSSEKHKEFTGVGNKLILENFKKVCEDFPNLKILVRTPVVPGFNNTQEDIIAIRNFLPKTPNISYELLEYHRMGEPKYSYLGRNYEMHGKALAPQEMETLKQLII